One Saccharopolyspora erythraea NRRL 2338 genomic region harbors:
- the folP gene encoding dihydropteroate synthase — protein MTITSELLTGEPNPPPSGGAAGGAPLLQRLRAPRPLLCGIVNVTPDSFSDGGSYLDHSAAVAHGLRLAEEGADIIDVGGESTRPGARQPGVAEELERVVPVVERLSRATSVPVSVDTSRPEVMRAAVAAGAGLINDVRALREPGALPAAAELGVPVCLMHMQGSPGVMQRDPRYADVLGEVVSFLRRRVDECSAAGIPPGHLVVDPGFGFGKTLEHNLDLLASLPALGRLGLPVMVGLSRKSMLGQITGRTVRHRQAASVTAAVLAAQRGAKILRVHDVAATSDALKLLGAVAAAEVPR, from the coding sequence ATGACGATCACCTCCGAACTCCTCACCGGCGAGCCGAATCCGCCACCCAGCGGCGGAGCCGCCGGGGGCGCGCCGCTGCTCCAGCGGCTGCGCGCCCCTCGGCCGCTGCTGTGCGGCATCGTCAACGTGACTCCGGATTCCTTCTCCGACGGAGGCTCCTACCTCGACCACAGCGCGGCGGTCGCCCACGGCCTTCGACTTGCCGAGGAAGGCGCCGACATCATCGACGTCGGCGGTGAGTCCACGCGCCCCGGCGCACGGCAACCCGGCGTCGCCGAGGAGCTGGAGCGGGTGGTTCCGGTCGTCGAGCGGCTCTCGCGGGCGACCTCGGTGCCGGTGTCCGTGGACACCTCGCGCCCGGAGGTGATGCGCGCGGCCGTGGCCGCCGGCGCCGGCCTGATCAACGACGTGCGGGCGCTGCGAGAGCCGGGGGCGCTGCCGGCCGCGGCGGAGCTGGGCGTACCGGTCTGCCTGATGCACATGCAGGGCTCACCCGGCGTCATGCAACGCGACCCGCGCTACGCCGACGTCCTCGGCGAGGTCGTGTCCTTCCTCCGCCGGCGCGTCGACGAGTGCTCCGCGGCCGGCATCCCGCCCGGACATCTCGTCGTCGATCCCGGATTCGGGTTCGGCAAGACGCTGGAGCACAACCTGGACCTGCTGGCGTCACTGCCTGCCTTGGGGCGGTTGGGTCTGCCCGTCATGGTCGGGCTGTCCCGCAAGAGCATGCTCGGCCAGATCACCGGCCGCACGGTGCGGCACCGCCAGGCGGCCTCGGTCACCGCGGCGGTGCTGGCGGCCCAGCGCGGGGCGAAGATCCTCAGGGTCCACGACGTCGCGGCGACCAGCGATGCGCTCAAGCTGCTCGGCGCGGTGGCCGCCGCGGAGGTGCCGCGATGA
- the glyA gene encoding serine hydroxymethyltransferase, which produces MSLSSNDGVQGTFNSALSAVDPEVAAAVGAELNRQQTTLEMIASENFAPQAVLQAQGSVLTNKYAEGYPGKRYYGGCEHVDVVEQLAIDRVKELFGASFANVQPHSGAQANAAAMFALLKPGDTIMGLDLAHGGHLTHGMRINFSGKLYNVVPYHVGDDDHRVDMDEVARLAREHRPRLIIAGWSAYPRQLDFARFREIADEVGAYLMVDMAHFAGLVAAGLHPNPVPHAHVVTTTTHKTLGGPRGGVILSADEEFTKKFNSAVFPGQQGGPLEHVIAGKAVLFKLAAGEEFRDRQRRTLEGAKILAERLLADDAARAGVRLVSGGTDVHLVLVDLREAELDGKQAEDRLHEIGITVNRNAVPNDPRPPMVTSGLRIGTPALATRGFGKTEFTEVADIIAEALKPDFDDTKSKALRARVESLATDLPLYPHLNGGF; this is translated from the coding sequence ATGAGTCTGTCCAGCAACGATGGTGTCCAGGGCACCTTCAACAGTGCGCTGTCGGCGGTCGACCCCGAGGTGGCTGCGGCGGTGGGGGCCGAGCTGAACCGTCAGCAGACGACCCTGGAGATGATCGCTTCGGAGAACTTCGCGCCGCAGGCGGTGTTGCAGGCGCAGGGTTCGGTTCTGACCAACAAGTACGCCGAGGGGTATCCGGGCAAGCGCTACTACGGCGGTTGCGAGCACGTCGACGTCGTCGAGCAGCTGGCCATCGACCGGGTCAAGGAGCTCTTCGGCGCCTCGTTCGCCAACGTGCAGCCGCACTCGGGGGCCCAGGCCAACGCCGCGGCGATGTTCGCGCTGCTCAAGCCCGGTGACACGATCATGGGCCTGGACCTGGCCCACGGCGGGCACCTGACCCACGGGATGCGGATCAACTTCTCCGGCAAGCTCTACAACGTGGTGCCCTACCACGTCGGCGACGACGACCACCGGGTCGACATGGACGAGGTGGCCCGCCTGGCCCGTGAGCACCGGCCGCGGCTGATCATCGCCGGCTGGTCGGCCTACCCGCGCCAGCTCGACTTCGCGCGGTTCCGCGAGATCGCCGACGAGGTCGGCGCGTACCTGATGGTCGACATGGCCCACTTCGCCGGGCTGGTGGCCGCCGGGCTGCACCCGAACCCGGTGCCGCACGCCCACGTGGTCACCACCACCACGCACAAGACCCTCGGCGGCCCGCGTGGCGGGGTGATCCTGTCGGCCGACGAGGAGTTCACCAAGAAGTTCAACTCCGCGGTGTTCCCCGGCCAGCAGGGCGGTCCGCTGGAGCACGTCATCGCGGGCAAGGCGGTGCTGTTCAAGCTCGCCGCGGGTGAGGAGTTCCGCGACCGGCAGCGGCGCACCCTGGAGGGCGCCAAGATCCTGGCCGAGCGGCTGCTGGCCGACGACGCGGCCCGGGCCGGGGTCCGGCTGGTCTCCGGCGGCACCGACGTGCACCTGGTGCTGGTGGACCTGCGCGAGGCCGAACTGGACGGCAAGCAGGCCGAGGACCGCCTGCACGAGATCGGGATCACGGTCAACCGCAACGCGGTGCCCAACGACCCCCGCCCGCCGATGGTGACCTCCGGCCTGCGCATCGGCACCCCGGCACTGGCCACCCGCGGCTTCGGCAAGACCGAGTTCACCGAAGTCGCCGACATCATCGCCGAAGCCCTCAAACCCGACTTCGACGACACCAAGTCCAAGGCGCTGCGAGCCCGGGTCGAGTCCCTGGCCACCGACCTGCCCCTCTACCCGCACCTGAACGGAGGGTTCTGA
- a CDS encoding sarcosine oxidase subunit beta family protein: protein MTPRTPGADLPDHPDWLWRNPDPKPSYDVVIVGGGGHGLATAYYLAKNHGITNMAVLERGWLAGGNMARNTTIIRSNYLWDESAGLYEHALKLWEGLEDELDYPLLFSQRGVMNLAHSLQEVRDSVRRVNANRLNGIDAEFLDPAQVKEICPILNVSDDIRYPVLGATWQPRAGIAKHDYVAWGFARALDRMGVDLVQNCEVTGFERVGDRIVGVETTRGDIRAGKVALAAAGHTSVLADSLGLRLPIQSHPLQALVSELLEPVHPTVVMSNAVHVYVSQAHKGELVLGAGIDAYNSYSQRGAFHTIERQMAAAVELFPMFARAHVLRTWGGVVDVTPDASAIMGLTPFEGLYVNCGWGTGGFKATPGVGWCFAHTIAHDEPHPLNAPFSLDRFTTGALIDEHGAAGVAH from the coding sequence ATGACGCCGCGCACTCCCGGCGCCGACCTGCCCGACCACCCGGACTGGCTCTGGCGCAACCCCGACCCGAAGCCGTCCTACGACGTGGTCATCGTGGGCGGTGGGGGACATGGTCTGGCCACCGCCTACTACCTCGCGAAGAACCACGGCATCACGAACATGGCCGTGCTGGAGCGGGGCTGGCTGGCGGGCGGCAACATGGCCCGCAACACCACGATCATCCGCTCGAACTACCTGTGGGACGAAAGCGCCGGGCTCTACGAGCACGCGCTGAAGCTCTGGGAAGGGCTGGAGGACGAGCTCGACTACCCGCTGCTGTTCTCCCAGCGCGGGGTGATGAACCTGGCGCACTCGCTGCAGGAGGTGCGCGACAGCGTCCGGCGGGTCAACGCCAACCGGCTCAACGGCATCGACGCCGAGTTCCTGGACCCGGCGCAGGTCAAGGAGATCTGCCCGATCCTCAACGTCTCCGACGACATCCGCTACCCGGTGCTGGGTGCGACGTGGCAGCCGCGGGCGGGTATCGCCAAGCACGACTACGTCGCCTGGGGCTTCGCCCGCGCGCTGGACCGCATGGGCGTGGACCTGGTGCAGAACTGCGAGGTCACCGGGTTCGAGCGGGTCGGCGACCGGATCGTGGGCGTCGAAACCACCCGCGGCGACATCCGGGCGGGCAAGGTCGCGCTGGCGGCCGCGGGCCACACCTCGGTGCTGGCCGACTCGCTCGGCCTGCGGTTGCCGATCCAGAGCCACCCGTTGCAGGCGCTGGTCTCCGAGCTGCTGGAGCCGGTGCACCCGACGGTCGTGATGTCCAACGCGGTGCACGTCTACGTCTCCCAGGCGCACAAGGGCGAACTCGTCCTGGGCGCGGGCATCGATGCCTACAACTCCTACTCGCAGCGGGGTGCGTTCCACACCATCGAGCGCCAGATGGCCGCCGCGGTGGAGCTGTTCCCGATGTTCGCGCGCGCCCACGTCCTGCGCACCTGGGGCGGCGTCGTCGACGTGACCCCGGACGCCTCGGCGATCATGGGCTTGACGCCGTTCGAGGGGCTCTACGTCAACTGCGGCTGGGGCACCGGCGGGTTCAAGGCCACGCCGGGAGTCGGGTGGTGCTTCGCGCACACGATCGCCCACGACGAGCCGCATCCGCTCAACGCCCCGTTCTCCCTCGACCGCTTCACCACCGGCGCCCTGATCGACGAGCACGGCGCGGCCGGCGTGGCCCACTAG
- a CDS encoding sarcosine oxidase subunit delta encodes MMLIPCPWCGPRDESEFHYGGQADVRYPENPQTVSDEDWGRFLFFRDNPKGVFAERWVHAAGCRRWFNVERDTVTNEIHPAHEATTRTVTR; translated from the coding sequence ATGATGCTGATCCCTTGCCCGTGGTGCGGGCCGCGTGACGAGAGCGAGTTCCACTACGGCGGTCAGGCCGACGTCCGGTACCCGGAGAACCCGCAGACGGTGTCCGATGAGGACTGGGGCCGGTTCCTGTTCTTCCGCGACAACCCCAAGGGTGTCTTCGCCGAGCGTTGGGTGCACGCGGCCGGGTGCCGCCGGTGGTTCAACGTCGAGCGCGACACCGTGACCAACGAGATCCACCCCGCGCACGAGGCGACCACGAGGACGGTGACGAGGTGA
- a CDS encoding bifunctional 5,10-methylenetetrahydrofolate dehydrogenase/5,10-methenyltetrahydrofolate cyclohydrolase produces the protein MTTIPSSATSATKTLGGTELARGIRAEVTSAAAELTLLGVTPRLAVVVATDDESSAWYVRSIARAAAKSGLLCDIVDLGADATTQSIRAELQRLSADPAVHGIILQTPLPAGANFEDLAASIAPDKDVDGANPLSLGRLAAGLPAYAPATAAAVLALLDHHEVPLAGRTGVVVGRSNVVGKPAAQLLLQRDATVTVCHRYTQNLGHHTRTADVLVVAVGRPGLITAQHVAEHTVVIDVGTNPTDDGGLVGDVDETSVSGRVAGLTPVPGGVGPVTTALLLQHTIQSASRSEPS, from the coding sequence ATGACCACCATCCCCTCCTCGGCCACCTCGGCCACGAAGACCCTCGGCGGCACCGAGCTCGCCCGCGGCATCCGCGCCGAGGTCACCTCCGCGGCCGCCGAGCTCACCCTGCTCGGCGTCACCCCGCGCCTGGCCGTCGTGGTGGCGACCGACGACGAGTCCAGCGCCTGGTACGTCCGCTCGATCGCCAGGGCGGCGGCGAAGTCCGGACTCCTGTGCGACATCGTGGACCTCGGCGCGGACGCGACCACGCAGAGCATCCGCGCCGAACTGCAGAGGCTCAGCGCCGACCCGGCGGTGCACGGGATCATCCTGCAAACGCCGCTGCCCGCCGGCGCGAACTTCGAGGACCTGGCCGCCTCGATCGCCCCGGACAAGGACGTCGACGGCGCCAACCCCCTCTCGCTGGGCCGCCTCGCCGCCGGGCTGCCCGCCTACGCGCCCGCCACGGCCGCGGCGGTCCTGGCGCTGCTCGACCACCACGAGGTGCCGCTGGCCGGGCGCACCGGCGTGGTGGTCGGGCGCTCCAACGTCGTCGGCAAACCCGCGGCCCAACTGCTGCTGCAGCGCGATGCCACGGTCACGGTCTGCCACCGCTACACCCAGAACCTCGGCCACCACACCCGCACCGCCGACGTCCTGGTGGTGGCGGTCGGCCGCCCGGGGCTCATCACCGCCCAGCACGTCGCCGAGCACACCGTCGTCATCGACGTCGGCACGAACCCCACCGATGACGGCGGACTCGTCGGCGATGTCGACGAAACCTCCGTCAGCGGCCGGGTCGCCGGCCTGACGCCGGTGCCGGGCGGAGTCGGCCCCGTCACCACCGCGCTGCTGCTCCAGCACACGATCCAGAGCGCGTCGCGGTCCGAGCCTTCCTAG
- a CDS encoding cyclodeaminase/cyclohydrolase family protein, which produces MRSDTIDGFLSGLAARIPAPGGGATAGLHAAQGAALVAMVARYSNGPKYAEHAATIDRVRESADDLCERSLELAEQDVAAFGAVGQAYGLPRSTPVEKTARSQAIASALAEAGRVPARVLAVAERIIALAEELRPVGNPNVISDIAAAADAARAAASTARVNVEINLCASTELENRAELVEAIASTDEILLQADKTTAAVREQILR; this is translated from the coding sequence ATGCGCTCAGACACCATCGACGGCTTCCTGTCCGGCCTAGCCGCCCGGATCCCGGCCCCGGGTGGCGGTGCCACCGCCGGCCTGCACGCGGCCCAGGGCGCGGCGCTGGTCGCGATGGTCGCCCGGTACAGCAACGGCCCGAAGTACGCCGAGCACGCCGCGACCATCGACCGCGTGCGCGAAAGCGCGGACGACCTGTGCGAACGCTCGCTGGAACTGGCCGAGCAGGACGTCGCGGCCTTCGGCGCGGTCGGCCAGGCCTACGGGCTGCCCAGGTCGACACCCGTGGAGAAGACCGCGCGCTCGCAGGCGATCGCCTCCGCGCTGGCCGAGGCCGGGCGGGTGCCCGCCCGCGTCCTGGCCGTCGCCGAGCGGATCATCGCCCTGGCCGAGGAGCTGCGTCCGGTCGGCAACCCGAACGTGATCAGCGACATCGCCGCGGCCGCGGACGCCGCCCGCGCCGCGGCGTCCACCGCCCGGGTCAACGTCGAGATCAACCTCTGCGCCTCCACCGAGCTGGAGAACCGGGCCGAGCTGGTCGAGGCGATCGCCTCGACCGACGAGATCCTCCTGCAAGCCGACAAGACCACCGCCGCAGTCCGGGAGCAGATCCTCAGATGA
- a CDS encoding sarcosine oxidase subunit alpha family protein — protein MSNEFRLAEGGRIDRDRPLSFRFDGREYVGYEGDTLASALLANGVHQVGTSIKHGRPRGIMAAGVEEPNALVQIEKPFPEPMLTATTVPLRDGLEATGLPGQGRLAEEADPARYDTMHAHCDVLVVGAGPAGLSAALSAARSGARVIVADADAEFGGSLLGIGERLDDAPATEWVRRAVAELATYPEVRQLPSTTVFGHYDDNYLVAVENRGEDAPSRQRIWRVRAREVVLATGSHERPLVFAGNDRPGTMLAGSARTYLHRYGVVPGRRAVVFTANDSAYAAAVDLHDAGVAIAAIIDVRDVVSTRWASHCIERGIPIHPEAAVVSTSGTGRISHVHVARWETPGDRMTNVRQVIDCDVLLVSGGWNPAVHLHSQSRGTLRFAEQIGAFVPDRSARSVRSAGAAAGVFATADCLRTGAEAGRDAAVAAGFDAEAGPVPRAANPPVLAGRNVWLVPSPADSAGHTQYVDLARDATVADIRRAVGAGLHSVEHVKRYTTIGTAHDQGKTSGILSTGIITEALGRDIADVGTTTFRAPYAPVTFAALAGRDRGDLYDPVRVTAMHDWHVEQGAPFENVGQWKRPWYYPRPGEDMETAVLRECQAVREGVGIQDVSTLGKIDVQGPDAAEFLDLVYTNKMSTLKVGRIRYGLMCHADGMVFDDGTVMRTGENRYLISTTSGGAAGVLQWLEDWLQTEWPHLRVHLTSVTEQWATIALVGPRSREVLARVASEMDLDNDDFPFMAWQDGSVAGQRARVCRISFSGELAFEINVPWWHGREVWDALIDAGAPFGITPYGTETMHVLRAEKGFPIVGQDTDGTVTPHDLGMSWAVSKKKDDFLGMRSFSRADTSRTDRKHLVGLLPADEDLVLEEGAQLVEHSELPQPPVPMLGHVTSSYRSAVLRRGFALALVKGGRDRIGETIYSTAGDGLAAVTITEPVFYDKEGARRDG, from the coding sequence GTGAGCAACGAGTTCAGGCTTGCCGAAGGCGGCCGGATCGACCGCGACCGTCCGCTGAGCTTCCGCTTCGACGGCCGCGAGTACGTCGGCTACGAGGGCGACACGCTCGCCTCGGCGCTGCTGGCCAACGGCGTCCACCAGGTCGGCACCAGCATCAAGCACGGCCGGCCGCGCGGGATCATGGCCGCCGGGGTCGAGGAGCCCAACGCGCTGGTGCAGATCGAGAAGCCGTTCCCGGAGCCGATGCTGACCGCGACGACGGTTCCGCTGCGCGACGGCCTCGAAGCCACCGGCCTGCCCGGTCAGGGACGTCTGGCCGAGGAAGCGGATCCCGCCCGCTACGACACCATGCACGCCCACTGCGACGTGCTCGTCGTCGGTGCGGGGCCCGCGGGGCTGTCCGCCGCGCTCAGCGCGGCGCGCAGCGGTGCGCGTGTGATCGTCGCCGACGCCGACGCGGAGTTCGGCGGCAGCCTGCTGGGCATCGGTGAGCGCCTCGACGACGCCCCCGCCACCGAGTGGGTGCGGCGGGCGGTCGCCGAGCTGGCCACCTACCCGGAGGTGCGGCAACTGCCGAGCACCACCGTGTTCGGGCACTACGACGACAACTACCTCGTCGCGGTGGAGAACCGCGGGGAGGACGCGCCCAGCAGGCAGCGGATCTGGCGCGTCCGGGCCCGCGAGGTCGTGCTCGCGACCGGTTCGCACGAGCGGCCGCTGGTCTTCGCGGGCAACGACCGGCCGGGCACGATGCTGGCCGGCTCCGCCAGGACCTACCTGCACCGGTACGGAGTCGTGCCGGGACGGCGCGCGGTGGTGTTCACCGCCAACGACAGCGCCTACGCGGCGGCGGTGGACCTGCACGACGCCGGAGTGGCGATCGCGGCGATCATCGACGTGCGCGACGTGGTGTCGACCCGGTGGGCCTCGCACTGCATCGAGCGCGGCATCCCGATCCACCCCGAAGCCGCCGTGGTCAGCACGTCCGGCACCGGCCGGATCTCCCACGTGCACGTGGCGCGCTGGGAGACCCCGGGCGACCGCATGACCAACGTGCGGCAGGTGATCGACTGCGACGTCCTGCTGGTGTCCGGCGGCTGGAACCCCGCGGTCCACCTGCACAGCCAGTCCCGGGGCACGCTGCGGTTCGCCGAGCAGATCGGTGCTTTCGTGCCCGACCGCTCCGCGCGATCGGTGCGGTCGGCCGGTGCGGCGGCCGGCGTCTTCGCCACCGCCGACTGCCTGCGCACCGGTGCCGAGGCGGGCCGTGACGCCGCGGTCGCCGCCGGTTTCGACGCCGAGGCCGGTCCGGTTCCGCGGGCGGCGAACCCGCCGGTGCTGGCGGGCCGCAACGTGTGGCTGGTGCCCAGCCCCGCCGACTCGGCGGGCCACACGCAGTACGTGGACCTGGCGCGCGATGCCACCGTCGCCGACATCCGCAGGGCGGTCGGGGCGGGCCTGCACTCGGTCGAGCACGTCAAGCGCTACACCACGATCGGCACCGCGCACGACCAGGGCAAGACCTCGGGCATCCTGTCGACGGGCATCATCACCGAGGCGCTCGGGCGTGACATCGCCGATGTCGGCACGACCACGTTCCGCGCTCCCTACGCGCCGGTGACCTTCGCGGCGCTGGCGGGCCGGGACCGCGGCGACCTCTACGACCCGGTGCGGGTCACCGCCATGCACGACTGGCACGTCGAGCAGGGCGCCCCGTTCGAGAACGTGGGGCAGTGGAAGCGGCCCTGGTACTACCCGCGTCCCGGCGAGGACATGGAGACCGCCGTCCTGCGCGAGTGCCAGGCCGTCCGGGAGGGCGTGGGCATCCAGGACGTCTCGACCCTGGGCAAGATCGACGTGCAGGGCCCGGACGCCGCCGAGTTCCTGGACCTCGTCTACACGAACAAGATGAGCACCCTCAAGGTCGGCCGCATCCGCTACGGCCTGATGTGCCACGCCGACGGCATGGTGTTCGACGACGGCACGGTGATGCGCACCGGCGAGAACCGCTACCTGATCTCCACCACCTCCGGCGGTGCCGCCGGGGTGCTGCAGTGGCTGGAGGACTGGCTGCAGACCGAGTGGCCGCATCTGCGGGTGCACCTCACCTCGGTCACCGAGCAGTGGGCCACGATCGCCCTCGTGGGGCCGCGTTCCCGCGAGGTGCTGGCCCGCGTCGCGTCCGAAATGGACCTGGACAACGACGACTTCCCGTTCATGGCCTGGCAGGACGGGAGCGTCGCAGGACAGCGGGCGCGGGTGTGCCGGATCAGCTTCTCCGGCGAGCTCGCCTTCGAGATCAACGTGCCCTGGTGGCACGGTCGCGAGGTCTGGGACGCGCTCATCGACGCCGGCGCGCCGTTCGGCATCACGCCTTACGGCACCGAGACGATGCACGTCCTGCGCGCGGAGAAGGGTTTCCCGATCGTCGGGCAGGACACCGACGGAACCGTCACCCCGCACGACCTCGGCATGAGCTGGGCGGTGTCGAAGAAGAAGGACGACTTCCTGGGCATGCGCTCCTTCAGCCGTGCCGACACCTCGCGCACGGACCGCAAGCACCTGGTCGGGCTGCTGCCCGCCGACGAGGACCTGGTGCTCGAGGAGGGAGCCCAACTGGTGGAGCACTCCGAGCTGCCGCAACCGCCGGTGCCGATGCTCGGCCACGTCACCTCCAGCTACCGCAGTGCCGTGCTGCGGCGCGGATTCGCCCTCGCCCTGGTCAAGGGCGGCCGCGACCGCATCGGCGAGACGATCTACTCCACCGCGGGTGACGGGCTCGCCGCGGTCACGATCACCGAGCCCGTCTTCTACGACAAGGAAGGAGCACGCCGCGATGGCTGA
- a CDS encoding GcvT family protein, whose protein sequence is MSTTPRVVIIGAGIVGANLADELTGRGWDRVTVVDQGPLPLTGGSTSHAPGLVYQTGPSKTMTAFANYTVDKLKSLDVDGAWCFNQVGGLEVATTPERLADLHRKQGWATSWGIPGEVVSPEECVRLHPLLDQDKVLGGFHTPTDGLAKASRAVVALARRAESRGAEFRGSTRVLGIDQHGGRVTGVQTDQGDIPADIVVSCAGFWGQAVGDMVGMRVPLLPLAHQYARTDQIAELVGRNDDHIEARLPILRHQDQDLYYREHNDRLGIGSYAHRPMPASLGELPEPEDGATEAAMPSMLPFTEEDFAPSLEHSRLLLPALRSAKVETGFNGIMSFTPDGGPLVGESPDVAGFWIAEAVWVTHSAGVARSVAQLLVDGRSEVELHGCDVHRFDEIQTSEDYVTETGKRNFVEVYDVMHPLQPKLSPRDLRVSPFHARQKELGAFFLEAHGWERPHWYEANASLVKDLPTEWAPRPRDAWSAMYHSPIAAAEAYKTRNAVAMYDMTPLKRLEISGPGALALLDRLTTGKMDKSVGSVTYTLMLDEAGGVRSDVTVARLGEQLFQVGANGNLDLDHFRRQAPTDHSVQIRDITGGTCCIGVWGPLARDLVQPLSHDDFSHEGLKFFRCKSAHIAGIPVTAMRVSYVGELGWEIYTSAEYGQRLWDVLFEAGRELGVVAAGRAAFNSLRLEKGYRAWGTDMTTEHNPYEAGVGFAVRRQKEEFVGRDALAGIDAESVSRRLSCLTIDDGRSVVLGSEPVFLDGEPAGYVTSAAFAHTIGTPIAYAWLPASATVGTQVEIQYFDRLVRATVAAEPLVDPDMHRIRR, encoded by the coding sequence ATGAGCACGACCCCTCGCGTGGTCATCATCGGTGCCGGGATCGTCGGGGCCAACCTGGCCGACGAGCTGACCGGACGCGGATGGGACCGCGTCACCGTCGTCGACCAGGGCCCGCTGCCGCTCACCGGAGGCTCGACCTCGCACGCGCCGGGGCTGGTCTACCAAACCGGTCCGTCGAAGACGATGACCGCGTTCGCGAACTACACCGTGGACAAGCTCAAGAGCCTCGACGTCGACGGTGCGTGGTGCTTCAACCAGGTCGGCGGGCTGGAAGTCGCCACCACCCCGGAGCGCCTGGCCGACCTGCACCGCAAGCAGGGCTGGGCCACGTCCTGGGGCATCCCCGGCGAGGTCGTCAGCCCCGAGGAGTGCGTCCGGCTGCACCCGCTGCTGGACCAGGACAAGGTCCTCGGCGGCTTCCACACCCCCACCGACGGGCTGGCCAAGGCCTCCCGCGCGGTGGTGGCGCTGGCCCGGCGCGCCGAGTCCCGCGGCGCCGAGTTCCGCGGCTCGACCAGGGTCCTGGGCATCGACCAGCACGGCGGGCGCGTCACCGGTGTCCAGACCGACCAGGGCGACATCCCGGCCGACATCGTCGTCTCCTGCGCCGGGTTCTGGGGCCAGGCCGTCGGTGACATGGTCGGCATGCGGGTGCCGCTGCTGCCGCTGGCGCACCAGTACGCGCGCACCGACCAGATCGCCGAGCTCGTCGGCCGCAACGACGACCACATCGAGGCGCGGCTGCCGATCCTGCGCCACCAGGACCAGGACCTGTACTACCGCGAGCACAACGACCGCCTCGGCATCGGCTCCTACGCGCACCGCCCGATGCCCGCTTCGCTGGGCGAGCTGCCCGAGCCGGAGGACGGCGCCACCGAAGCCGCCATGCCGTCGATGCTGCCGTTCACCGAGGAGGACTTCGCCCCGTCCTTGGAGCACAGCAGGCTGCTGCTGCCCGCGCTGCGGTCGGCCAAGGTCGAGACCGGGTTCAACGGGATCATGTCCTTCACCCCTGACGGCGGCCCGCTGGTCGGCGAGTCCCCCGACGTCGCGGGCTTCTGGATCGCCGAGGCCGTGTGGGTCACCCACTCCGCCGGCGTCGCCCGCTCCGTCGCGCAGCTGCTCGTCGACGGCCGCAGCGAGGTCGAGCTGCACGGATGCGACGTGCACCGGTTCGACGAGATCCAGACCTCCGAGGACTACGTCACCGAGACCGGCAAGCGGAACTTCGTCGAGGTCTACGACGTCATGCACCCGTTGCAGCCCAAGCTCTCGCCCCGCGACCTGCGGGTGAGCCCGTTCCACGCGCGGCAGAAGGAGCTCGGCGCGTTCTTCCTGGAGGCCCACGGCTGGGAACGGCCGCACTGGTACGAGGCCAACGCCTCCCTGGTCAAGGACCTGCCCACCGAGTGGGCGCCGCGGCCGCGCGACGCCTGGTCGGCGATGTACCACTCCCCCATCGCCGCGGCCGAGGCGTACAAGACCCGCAACGCCGTCGCCATGTACGACATGACCCCGCTGAAGCGGCTCGAGATCAGCGGCCCGGGGGCGCTCGCCCTCCTCGACCGGCTGACCACCGGGAAGATGGACAAGTCGGTCGGCTCGGTCACCTACACGCTGATGCTCGACGAGGCGGGCGGAGTCCGCAGCGACGTCACCGTCGCCCGGCTCGGCGAGCAGCTGTTCCAGGTCGGTGCCAACGGCAACCTCGACCTCGACCACTTCCGCCGCCAGGCGCCGACCGACCACAGCGTGCAGATCCGCGACATCACCGGTGGCACCTGCTGCATCGGCGTGTGGGGCCCGCTCGCCCGCGACCTGGTGCAGCCGCTGAGCCACGACGACTTCTCCCACGAGGGCCTGAAGTTCTTCCGCTGCAAGTCCGCGCACATCGCAGGCATCCCGGTCACCGCCATGCGGGTCTCCTACGTCGGTGAGCTCGGCTGGGAGATCTACACCAGCGCCGAGTACGGCCAGCGGCTGTGGGACGTGCTCTTCGAGGCCGGGCGGGAGCTCGGGGTGGTGGCCGCCGGCCGGGCGGCGTTCAACAGCCTGCGCCTGGAGAAGGGCTACCGCGCGTGGGGCACCGACATGACCACTGAGCACAACCCGTACGAAGCCGGGGTCGGGTTCGCGGTGCGCAGGCAGAAGGAGGAGTTCGTCGGCCGCGACGCGCTGGCCGGGATCGACGCCGAGTCGGTGTCCCGGCGCCTGTCGTGCCTGACCATCGACGACGGCCGCAGCGTCGTGCTCGGCTCCGAGCCGGTGTTCCTCGACGGGGAGCCCGCGGGCTACGTCACCTCCGCCGCCTTCGCGCACACGATCGGCACTCCGATCGCCTACGCCTGGCTCCCCGCCTCGGCGACCGTGGGCACCCAGGTCGAGATCCAGTACTTCGACCGCTTGGTCCGCGCCACCGTCGCCGCCGAACCGCTGGTCGACCCGGACATGCACCGCATCCGCCGCTGA